The uncultured Tateyamaria sp. region GCAGCCAGTGGCCCAACGCACCGGTCATGCACAGCGCGCCCATCCACGCCCAATCCGGCCCGCTCATCGGCTCCCAGAACCACAGGCCGACGCATGTCATCGCCACCGCCCCGCTGGTGCCCGTCCAGAAAAAGCTGGTCGCCGTGCTGTCATCCCGCGCCACGTAGCGTGTCAGCAGACCATAGACGGCAAACATGATGGCCGAGGCCAATGGGATCACCGCCGCCGGATCAAACACGCCCAGACCGGGCTTCAGGATGAACAGCACGCCGATGAACCCGACGCCAATCGCCGCCCAGCGCCGCCACCCCACATGCTCACCCAATATCGGCCCGGACAGCGCGGCAACCAACAGCGGATAGGCGGCAAACACCGCATGGCTCTCCACCAGTCCCAACACGGTAAAGGCAGTGACCATCACGCAAATCTCCGCCGCCAGCAGCAGCCCGCGCAGCCCCTGCACCACGGGTTGTTGCGTCTGCGCCGCCGCCCGCACGCCACCGGCCTTGCGGGCCGCAACCGCGACGACAAAGGCCGCAAAGAACCAGTACCGGATCATCACCACCATGAAGACATTGTATTCCGCCGCCAGGTGGCGCGAGATACCGTCCTGGCTCGCAAACACAACCGACACCGCGATCATCAGCGCAATGCCCAACCGGGTGTTGTTGCCCTGGCTCATCCCAAAACGGCCCGCGTCATGTGGCGCTTTCGGCCAAAGCCGGGGGCGCGGGTCACAGTGAACCCGGCCTCCTCCAGCCCCCGCCGCACGAACCCCGCCGCCGTATAGGTCGCGGCTGTCCCCGCGGGGACAGTGTGGCGCGCCACCTCTGCCATCAATTCCGGCCCCCACAGTTCCGGGTTCTTCGCGGGCGAAAACCCGTCCAGAAACCACGCATCGGCGCGCCCGTCCCACGCCGCCAACGTCTCGCGCGCATCACCTTCGATCACGGTCACCGTGGCATCGTCAAAGGCCGCCGACCCACCACCGGCGGCAACCAACTGCGCCGCAAACTCCGCCACCTCGGGAAACGCGGCCAGCGCCTTTTCCATCGCCTCCACCTCCACCGGGAACGCCTCGAAACTGGTGAACTGCAACCGCCCCGGCACGCCCGCGTCCCGCCACGCCGCCCAGGCGGTCAGAAAGTTCAGACCCGTTCCAAACCCCAGCTCTGCAACATGAAACCCGTCACGAAACCGCGCGGGCAGGTCGTTGCCATCCAGAAACACATGCCGCGTCTCGGCCAGGCCGTTGTCGAGCGAAAAATACGGATCGTCAAAGCGCACCGACACCGGCACACGGCCCTCACGCCACTCAAGCTCTGCCCGCTGGTCCTGCATCATCCGCCCCTGTAAAGGATACCGGCGCGACCTTGGCGAAAGGCATCTGGAATGGCAACGGCAGACATCACCGTCCGCGGCGCAGGCATCTTTGGCCTGTCCATCGCGTGGGTTCTGACGCAGCGGGGCGCGCGTGTGCAAGTGGTGGACCCGAACGGCGTGGCCGCAGGAGCGTCGGGCGGCATCGTGGGGGCCCTTGCCCCGCATGTGCCCGAAAACTGGAACCCGAAAAAGCAGTTCCAACTGGACAGCCTGCTGATGGCCACCGCCTTCTGGGCCGAGGTCGAAGCCACAGGCGGGCGATCCTCCGGCTACGGACGCACCGGGCGCTGCCAACCCATCGCAGACGACGCGGCGCTGACCCTTGCAAAGAAACGTGCCGAGACGGCCAAAGACCTGTGGAGCAAAGCCGCCACATGGACGGTCCGCCCTATCGCAGACCCAAAATGGGCGGCACACAGCCCCACTGGCATGGAAATCCACGACACGCTCAGCGCCCGAATCCACCCGCGTCAAGCGTGCCAAGCCCTCGCCGCCGCACTCAAGGCCAAGGGTGTCGGCATCGTCGAACGCGCCCCCGAGACCGACATCACCCTCCACGCCACAGGCGTGGCCGGGCTTGATCATCTCAACGCCGGTCACACCCGTATGGTCGGCGCCGGTATCAAGGGCCAGGCCGCGCTTCTGGACTTCACCGCGCACGATGCCCCCCAGCTTTTTGCCGATACGCTGCACATCATCCCGCACGCTGATGGCACCACCGCCATCGGCTCAACGACGGAACGCGAATACGACAACCCCACTGCCACCGATGCCCAGCTTGACGATATCATCACACGCGCCCGCGCAGCGATGCCGGCATTGCAAGACGCACCCGTGATTGCAAAATGGGCGGGCCTGCGCCCCCGCAGCCGCAGCCGCGCGCCCATGCTTGGCCCATGGCCCGACCGTCCGGGCCATTTCATCGCCAATGGCGGGTTCAAGATCGGCTTCGGCATGGCCCCCAAGGTGGCCACCACCATGGCGGACCTGATCCTCGACAACCGCGACACGATCCCACCGGGGTTCGAAGTCAGCGCATCGCTCTAGGCTTCGGCCTCCATACACATCCGCCCGTCCGGCCCCCGCACCCAAAGCCGGCGCCCTGCCCGGCAAAACGTCCCCAACTCGTGATGCAGCAAGGGCGATGTCGCCCGGAACCGGAACCGCTCCAATGACCCGAACGCCGCCTCCGCCATCAGCATCAGATGCTGCGCCAGAAGCGGGCCATGCACCACCAGCCCGTCATAGCCCTCAACCTCCCGCGCATAGGGCTGGTCATAATGGATGCGGTGCCCGTTGAAAGTCAGCGCTGAATACCGAAACAGCACCGTCGCATCGAAACGATGTGCCACTGCCTCCTCCTCATCCACAGGCGCAACCGGCGGCGCCGGGCGCGGCACGGTCACGTCAGGATCCTCGCGATAGACCAGATCCTGCCACTCGCTCACACACAGCACGCCAGCCTGCCGTATCTCATGGCGCAAGGTGACAAAGGCCAACGGCCCGGTCCGTCCCTCCTTGCGGACTGCATCCTCGCAAACGGTCACCCGCTCCGCAGGCGATCCCAGCCGCACGGGCGCGTGAAAGGCCAACCGCCCTCCGGCCCACATCCGGCGCGGCAGCCCCATGTCGGGGATCACTCCCCCCACCTGCGGATGCCCATCCCGGCCCAAGCGGTTGGGGGGCGCAGGTGCCCAGAAATACAGCTGGTGGAAAAAGGGCGGCAGCGCATCGCCCGCCGACAGCGCGGGCGTGGACCCCAACGCCACCTGCATCGCACAGGCGCGGGCCGGGTCCATCACGTCCCGCTGGCGCAGTTCTGCGGTCTTGGCCTTCTGCATCGGAACGGCGCTAACGGCCAATCTCGGCCCGCAGGGCCTCCATCAGCGTGGTCAACTCGCGCACGTAAAGCGCGCCCGTCAAACGGCCCTCGGGGTCGAACTGGTCCGCGGCGGCGGCAAGGTGAATTTCGGGGCCCTGCAGGATGCGGGGACGAAACGGCACCATGCAGGCGCGCAGGATCATCTGCGCCCGTTCGCCCCCGGCCCGGCCGGACGCGGCGGACATGACGGCAACGGGCTTGCCAGCCCAGGGGGTGCCCTTCACACGGCTCACCCAGTCCAGCGCGTTTTTCAGGACACCGGGCGGGGCCTTGTTGTATTCGGGGGTCGCGATGATGACGGCGTCGGCCTCTGCGATCTGTGCGCCCAGCGTCCGGGCAGCCGCAGGCACGCCCTCTTCGGCCTCAAGATCCCCATCATACAACGGCATCCGCAGATCACCCTGGACATAGGTGCAATCGCCAAACAGCCGGGCCGCCTCGCGCAACAGGCGCGTGTTGGTCGAAGCAGTGCGCAAAGAGCCGGAAATGCCCAGCAAGGTCGGCGTCGTCATCAGAAAATCCCTTGTTCAATCAGCCCGCCCAGAATGGCCGGATGGCCCTCAAACGCAAGGGGCCCCGGAGATGTTCCGGGGCCCCTGACACTGGGTTGATGGGTTTTTCGGCTCAGCGCGCGTTGGGCAGGATCACGATCTCGACCCGGCGGTTCTGCTGTTTGCCCGCCGCGGTGGCGTTGGTGGCCACCGGCTGGCTTTCGCCGCGGCCAAAGGTCTGCACGCGGTTGAAGGGCACGCCCTGGTTCAACAGCACGTCGGCCACGGCATTCGCGCGGCGTTCCGACAATTGCTGGTTAAAGGCGGCGTCGCCATCGCTGTCGGTGTGGCCCACGATCTGCACGGTCGACGCGGGATAGCGTTCAAGACTGCGCGCAAGGGCCGCCATGTCGCTGTTCAGACCGGGGCGGACGGTAAAGCTGCCCGTGGCAAACAGGATTGCCTCGGGGAAGGATACGATCAGCCGGTCGCCGGTGTTGGTGATGGTCACGCCACTGGCCAACTCGCGGCGCAGCTCGGCCTCTTGCTGGTCCAGGTCATAGCCGATGGCACCGCCGATCAGGCCGCCCACGACCGCACCCGCAACGGCGGTGCCCGTGTCGCCTGCAATCGCACCGATCACGGCACCCGATGCCGCACCGATGGCCGCCCCCGAATTGCGCTTCTGGTTGATGGGTTCACCACTTGGACCAACGGTGCCAAGGCTGCCGGGGTCGGTACACGCGGTCAGTGCGGCAATGGCACCGATGGCGACGAATGTGGGTGTTTTAAGCATATCTGTTGTCCTACTGCCTTCCAAAACGGGTCCGTGTTCGGGCACGCACCCTTATAAAGACGCAAGATAGGGGGGCTGTGTTCCAAGAAATAGGGGGAAAATGCCATAAGCAGCATCTCGCCCATACCCGTAATCGGTCAGATCACGCTTCCGCGCGCGCCGATTCATAGGCCAAAAGGGCGCGCTTGACGGGCAAGCCCCAGTGATACCCGCCCAGGCCCCCGGACTTGCGCAGGGCCCGGTGGCAGGGGATCAGCCAACTGACCGGGTTGCGGCCCACGGCGGTGCCAACCGCGCGCACCGCCCGCGGATTGCCGATGCTGTCCGCGATCTCGGAATAGGTGGTCACGTGGCCGCTGGGCACGCGCAACAGCGCCTCCCACACCTTGATCTGAAAGGGCGCGCCGATCAGGTACAGCGGGGCCTCTTTCAACTCTGCCTCCTTGGCGCCGAAGGCGGCCAGAACCCAGGGGCGCAGACGCAGGGGGTCTTCGACGAAATCGGCCTTGGGCCAGCGGCGCACCAGATCCTGCATGGCCCAATCCTCGCCCATCTCGGCGGCAAAGCCCAAGCCACAGATGCCCTTGTCGGTGCCCATGACCAGCGACAGGCCAAAGGGGCTGTCGAACCACCCCCAATAGATGGTCAGACCCGCGCCACCCTTGGCGTAGTCGCCGGGGGACATGGATTCCCAGCGCAGAAACAGATCGTGCAAGCGCCCCGACCCGCTCAGGCCCGTGGCATGGGCCGTCTCAAGCGTGGTAAAGCGTTCGTTCAACAGCGCCTTGGCATGGCCCAGAGCCAGATATTGCTGATACCGCTTGGGCGACACGCCCACCCAGCGGGAAAAGATGCGCTGAAAATGCGCGGTGCTCATCCCCATCTCGGCCGCCAGCGCCTCAAGGCTCAAAGGCTCTTCGGCCCCATCGATCAGGTCGATGGCACGGCGCATGACGTTGAAGTGATAGCCGGTCTCGGTGGGGGTATGTGCGATCTGTTCCATGGGGTGGAAATTAGGCGAAGACGGTCAGACACGCGACCCGTTTCGTGCGGGAAGCGGTGCAGGTCGGCTATGCGGGACGAAGTTGCCCTTGCTGTGCCGCGC contains the following coding sequences:
- a CDS encoding OmpA family protein; the encoded protein is MLKTPTFVAIGAIAALTACTDPGSLGTVGPSGEPINQKRNSGAAIGAASGAVIGAIAGDTGTAVAGAVVGGLIGGAIGYDLDQQEAELRRELASGVTITNTGDRLIVSFPEAILFATGSFTVRPGLNSDMAALARSLERYPASTVQIVGHTDSDGDAAFNQQLSERRANAVADVLLNQGVPFNRVQTFGRGESQPVATNATAAGKQQNRRVEIVILPNAR
- a CDS encoding NADPH-dependent FMN reductase, with protein sequence MTTPTLLGISGSLRTASTNTRLLREAARLFGDCTYVQGDLRMPLYDGDLEAEEGVPAAARTLGAQIAEADAVIIATPEYNKAPPGVLKNALDWVSRVKGTPWAGKPVAVMSAASGRAGGERAQMILRACMVPFRPRILQGPEIHLAAAADQFDPEGRLTGALYVRELTTLMEALRAEIGR
- the mnmD gene encoding tRNA (5-methylaminomethyl-2-thiouridine)(34)-methyltransferase MnmD — protein: MQDQRAELEWREGRVPVSVRFDDPYFSLDNGLAETRHVFLDGNDLPARFRDGFHVAELGFGTGLNFLTAWAAWRDAGVPGRLQFTSFEAFPVEVEAMEKALAAFPEVAEFAAQLVAAGGGSAAFDDATVTVIEGDARETLAAWDGRADAWFLDGFSPAKNPELWGPELMAEVARHTVPAGTAATYTAAGFVRRGLEEAGFTVTRAPGFGRKRHMTRAVLG
- a CDS encoding acyl dehydratase, giving the protein MQKAKTAELRQRDVMDPARACAMQVALGSTPALSAGDALPPFFHQLYFWAPAPPNRLGRDGHPQVGGVIPDMGLPRRMWAGGRLAFHAPVRLGSPAERVTVCEDAVRKEGRTGPLAFVTLRHEIRQAGVLCVSEWQDLVYREDPDVTVPRPAPPVAPVDEEEAVAHRFDATVLFRYSALTFNGHRIHYDQPYAREVEGYDGLVVHGPLLAQHLMLMAEAAFGSLERFRFRATSPLLHHELGTFCRAGRRLWVRGPDGRMCMEAEA
- a CDS encoding DMT family transporter, whose protein sequence is MSQGNNTRLGIALMIAVSVVFASQDGISRHLAAEYNVFMVVMIRYWFFAAFVVAVAARKAGGVRAAAQTQQPVVQGLRGLLLAAEICVMVTAFTVLGLVESHAVFAAYPLLVAALSGPILGEHVGWRRWAAIGVGFIGVLFILKPGLGVFDPAAVIPLASAIMFAVYGLLTRYVARDDSTATSFFWTGTSGAVAMTCVGLWFWEPMSGPDWAWMGALCMTGALGHWLLIRTYEVAEASAVQPFAYFQMVFAAAVGISVFGEVLEVNVIIGAAIIVAAGLFTLWRERQQG
- a CDS encoding FAD-dependent oxidoreductase produces the protein MATADITVRGAGIFGLSIAWVLTQRGARVQVVDPNGVAAGASGGIVGALAPHVPENWNPKKQFQLDSLLMATAFWAEVEATGGRSSGYGRTGRCQPIADDAALTLAKKRAETAKDLWSKAATWTVRPIADPKWAAHSPTGMEIHDTLSARIHPRQACQALAAALKAKGVGIVERAPETDITLHATGVAGLDHLNAGHTRMVGAGIKGQAALLDFTAHDAPQLFADTLHIIPHADGTTAIGSTTEREYDNPTATDAQLDDIITRARAAMPALQDAPVIAKWAGLRPRSRSRAPMLGPWPDRPGHFIANGGFKIGFGMAPKVATTMADLILDNRDTIPPGFEVSASL
- a CDS encoding bifunctional helix-turn-helix domain-containing protein/methylated-DNA--[protein]-cysteine S-methyltransferase yields the protein MEQIAHTPTETGYHFNVMRRAIDLIDGAEEPLSLEALAAEMGMSTAHFQRIFSRWVGVSPKRYQQYLALGHAKALLNERFTTLETAHATGLSGSGRLHDLFLRWESMSPGDYAKGGAGLTIYWGWFDSPFGLSLVMGTDKGICGLGFAAEMGEDWAMQDLVRRWPKADFVEDPLRLRPWVLAAFGAKEAELKEAPLYLIGAPFQIKVWEALLRVPSGHVTTYSEIADSIGNPRAVRAVGTAVGRNPVSWLIPCHRALRKSGGLGGYHWGLPVKRALLAYESARAEA